The proteins below are encoded in one region of Aquisphaera giovannonii:
- a CDS encoding DUF1501 domain-containing protein, with amino-acid sequence MTDPSPRTNRRGFVRSAVAGTILMPGLLHELLAAEDAGDPLAPRASHFPAKAKAVIFLFMSGGVSHVDSFDPKPRLAADHGKKVTFDHPETRNRPGYESLYLKRPGWAGSPRGESGIEVTDLFPCIAGRVDDIALIRSMHTSHSNHYNATLGMHTGSFTFARPSLGSWLSYGLGTANRDLPSFLVLAPQVPYAGTQVWASDFLPAVHQGTRVVPGAEPIADLARRVPTRRRQELELDALRALNAEHQQTRPNDSNLAARIRSFETAFGMQAEVPAALDLSAETDATLGLYGLRRGQVDGFGWQCLAARRLVERGVRFVELIHTGSSGNWDSHGDMADHGRLAPQVDRPIAGLIQDLKDRGLFDSTLVVWTTEFGRTPFNNTPENLGREHHNWAFSSWLAGAGVKRGIVHGATDEHGIRVAEAPVHVHDFHATILHLMGLDHTRLTYRHGGRDYRLTDVHGNVVKDLLA; translated from the coding sequence ATGACGGACCCCTCGCCTCGCACGAATCGACGCGGCTTCGTCCGGTCCGCGGTGGCCGGGACGATCCTGATGCCGGGCCTGCTGCACGAGCTCCTCGCCGCCGAGGACGCGGGGGACCCGCTGGCGCCCCGGGCGTCGCACTTCCCGGCGAAGGCGAAGGCGGTCATCTTCCTGTTCATGAGCGGCGGCGTCTCGCACGTCGACTCGTTCGACCCGAAGCCCCGGCTCGCGGCAGATCACGGGAAGAAGGTGACGTTCGACCACCCGGAGACGCGCAACCGGCCGGGGTACGAGTCCCTCTATCTGAAGCGGCCCGGCTGGGCGGGCTCGCCGCGCGGCGAGAGCGGCATCGAGGTGACCGACCTGTTCCCGTGCATCGCGGGGCGGGTCGACGACATCGCGCTCATCCGCTCGATGCACACCAGCCACTCGAACCACTACAACGCCACGCTCGGCATGCACACCGGCTCGTTCACCTTCGCGAGGCCGAGCCTCGGCTCGTGGCTCAGCTACGGGCTGGGGACGGCGAACCGGGACCTGCCCTCGTTCCTGGTCCTCGCCCCGCAGGTGCCCTACGCGGGGACGCAGGTCTGGGCCTCGGACTTCCTGCCGGCCGTCCACCAGGGGACGCGCGTCGTGCCCGGCGCGGAGCCGATCGCGGACCTTGCCCGCCGCGTGCCGACCCGGAGACGCCAGGAGCTGGAGCTGGACGCGCTGCGGGCCCTCAATGCGGAGCATCAGCAAACCAGGCCCAACGATTCGAACCTCGCCGCCCGCATCCGCTCGTTCGAGACCGCCTTCGGCATGCAGGCCGAGGTCCCCGCCGCCCTGGACCTCTCCGCCGAGACCGACGCCACGCTCGGTCTCTACGGGCTGAGGCGCGGGCAGGTGGACGGCTTCGGCTGGCAGTGCCTGGCCGCCCGCCGGCTCGTCGAGCGTGGCGTCCGGTTCGTGGAGCTGATCCACACGGGCTCCAGTGGGAACTGGGACTCGCACGGCGACATGGCCGACCACGGGCGGCTCGCGCCGCAGGTGGACCGGCCGATCGCCGGGCTGATCCAGGACCTGAAGGATCGCGGGCTGTTCGACTCCACGCTCGTCGTCTGGACGACCGAGTTCGGCCGCACGCCGTTCAACAACACGCCGGAGAACCTCGGCCGCGAGCACCACAACTGGGCCTTCAGCTCCTGGCTCGCCGGCGCCGGGGTGAAGCGGGGGATCGTCCACGGCGCGACCGACGAGCACGGCATCCGCGTGGCCGAGGCACCGGTCCACGTCCACGACTTCCACGCCACGATCCTGCACCTGATGGGGCTGGACCACACCCGCCTGACCTACCGCCACGGCGGCCGGGACTACCGCCTGACGGACGTGCACGGCAACGTCGTCAAGGATCTCCTGGCGTGA